The proteins below are encoded in one region of Styela clava chromosome 4, kaStyClav1.hap1.2, whole genome shotgun sequence:
- the LOC144411645 gene encoding uncharacterized protein LOC144411645: MRVLVSMLCVLFMTRGGLSQLDGTCSAAGGTCTGEPNASTCNSASPILCVCDVNYTPAPTTTGCEAMTCNAGDSDCTPSDANSYCNTTPAIDVCNCKDNFVDTSHTACVRRTCSNGDRDCFINEAHSYCATTGTTGCTCGFLSDADASSGSCTPKACTATTITSACGSSTLYCVSSQCACPVNQIPGATACVDRKCAATSDCTTNGDANSECNTSTGKCACKSGYEASEAACVVTATTTAAATTTCGGISTVFSFPLLFFNLCVFKAAKWFSN, translated from the exons ATGAGGGTTTTGGTTTCTATGCTGTGTGTTTTGTTCATGACAAGAGGAG GTCTGAGTCAATTGGACGGAACTTGCTCAGCCGCAGGTGGTACATGTACAGGCGAACCAAACGCAAGTACGTGCAACTCTGCTTCTCCAATACTTTGCGTGTGTGATGTCAATTATACG CCCGCTCCCACAACTACTGGCTGCGAAGCAATGACATGCAATGCTGGTGATAGTGACTGCACACCCTCCGATGCCAACAGTTACTGCAATACGACTCCCGCGATCGACGTTTGCAACTGCAAAGATAACTTCGTCGATACGTCACACACTGCATGTGTGCGTCGTACCTGCAGCAATGGTGACAGAGATTGTTTTATCAACGAAGCTCATTCTTATTGTGCTACAACTGGAACCACCGGATGCACCTGTGGATTTCTTTCCGATGCCGACGCTTCATCTGGATCGTGTACACCCAAAGCTTGCACAGCAACTACAATCACATCTGCTTGTGGATCCAGCACTCTCTACTGCGTATCATCACAGTGCGCATGTCCAGTAAATCAGATCCCTGGGGCAACAGCTTGTGTTGACAGAAAATGTGCAGCGACCTCCGACTGCACAACCAATGGTGACGCCAACTCGGAATGCAACACCTCGACAGGAAAATGTGCATGTAAATCTGGTTATGAAGCCTCGGAAGCGGCATGCGTAGTAACTGCTACTACTACTGCGGCTGCTACCACAACGTGTGGAGGGATTTCAACAGTTTTTTCGTTCCCTCTACTCTTTTTCAACCTTTGTGTGTTTAAAGCAGCAAAATGGTTcagtaattaa
- the LOC144422229 gene encoding uncharacterized protein LOC144422229 has translation MRVLVSMLCVLFMTRGGLSALDGTCSGAAGTCTGEPNADKCDSATPPVCVCNVNYTPDTPDTGCEKKTCNADSVCTGLAPNTYCNTAPTTDVCNCKDNFVDTSFSACERRTCTTNGDRDCFINEAHSYCSSSGTIGCTCGFLSDADASSGSCTPKACTATTITSDCGSGTLYCVSLQCACPVNQIPGATACVDRECAANSDCTTNGDANSECNTSTGKCACKSGYEASEAACVVTATTTAAATTTSGGISTVFSFSLLLFNLCVFKAAKWFSN, from the exons ATGAGGGTTTTGGTTTCTATGCTGTGTGTTTTGTTCATGACAAGAGGAG gTCTGAGTGCATTGGACGGAACTTGCTCAGGCGCAGCTGGTACATGTACAGGCGAACCAAACGCAGATAAGTGTGACTCTGCTACTCCTCCTGTTTGCGTGTGTAATGTCAATTATACG CCCGATACTCCGGATACTGGTTGCGAAAAAAAGACATGCAATGCTGATAGTGTCTGTACCGGTCTGGCTCCCAACACTTACTGCAATACGGCTCCCACGACCGACGTTTGCAACTGCAAAGATAACTTTGTTGATACGTCATTCTCCGCATGTGAACGTCGTACCTGCACCACCAATGGTGACAGAGATTGTTTTATCAACGAAGCTCATTCTTATTGTTCTTCATCTGGAACCATCGGATGCACCTGTGGATTCCTTTCCGATGCCGACGCTTCATCTGGATCGTGTACACCCAAAGCTTGCACAGCAACTACAATCACATCTGATTGTGGATCCGGCACTCTCTACTGCGTATCATTACAATGCGCATGTCCAGTAAATCAGATCCCTGGGGCAACAGCTTGTGTTGACAGAGAATGTGCAGCGAACTCCGACTGCACAACCAATGGTGACGCCAACTCGGAATGCAACACCTCGACAGGAAAATGTGCATGTAAATCTGGTTATGAAGCCTCGGAAGCGGCATGCGTAGTAACTGCTACTACTACTGCGGCTGCTACCACAACGTCTGGAGGGATTTCAACAGTTTTTTCGTTCTCTCTACTCCTGTTCAACCTTTGTGTGTTTAAAGCAGCAAAATGGTTcagtaattaa